Proteins from one Carcharodon carcharias isolate sCarCar2 chromosome 19, sCarCar2.pri, whole genome shotgun sequence genomic window:
- the LOC121291782 gene encoding zinc finger protein 271-like, with product MEAKPFTCEVCNKGLARLSGLVNHRRIHTGEKPFTCDICDKSFRQLSNLRVHRRIHTGEKPFTCVVCDKSFSLLSSLRIHQRIHTGEKPVKCEVCDKAFTQLSSLLGHQTIHTGEKPFKCEVCDKAFVTSSSLLLHQRFHTGEKPFRCELCEMAFTQSSDLLIHKRIHTGEKPFKCELCDRAFTRSTMLMEHQRVHTGDKPFTCEVCNKSFSQSSNLHVHQRIHTGEKPFSCEVCNKGFAQFWRLVNHRRIHTGEKPFTCALCNKSFSLLQNLRVHQRIHTGEKPFTCEVCDKSFSQSSSLRAHRRIHTGEKPFTCEVCDKSFSRLSHFRVHQRIHTGHKPFKCEVCDKAFTNSSNLLVHQRIHRGE from the coding sequence ATGGAAGCAAAACCATTCACCTGTGAGGTGTGTAATAAGGGCCTTGCACGATTATCGGGCCTGGTGAATCACcggcgcattcacacaggggagaaaccattcacttgCGACATCTGCGACAAATCCTTCAGACAGTTATCAAACCTGCGTGTTCACCGACgcattcacactggagagaaaccattcacctgcgtagtatgtgacaaatcattctctcTCTTATCATCCCTCCGCAtccaccaacgcattcacacaggggagaaaccagtCAAGTGTGAAGTTTGTGACAAAGCCTTCACACAGTTATCAAGTCTCCTTGGCCATCAGACAatccacacaggggagaaacccttcaagtgtgaAGTTTGTGACAAGGCTTTCGTGACATCTTCGAGCCTCCTGCTACACCAGAGGTttcacacaggagagaaaccattcaggtgTGAGCTTTGTGAAATGGCTTTCACGCAATCGTCTGATCTCCTGATACACAAgaggattcacacaggggagaaaccattcaagtgtgagTTGTGTGACCGAGCCTTCACAAGGTCAACGATGCTTATGGAACACCAACGCGTTCACACTGGGGACAAACCATTCACGTGTGAGGTGTGTAATAAATCATTCTCACAGTCATCAAACCTCCACGTACATCAAcgtattcacacaggggagaaaccattcagttGTGAGGTGTGTAATAAGGGCTTTGCACAGTTCTGGCGCCTGGTGAATCACagacgcattcacactggggagaaaccattcacgtgcGCGCTTTGCAACAAATCATTTTCGCTGTTACAGAATCTCCGTGTACACCAACGTATTCACACCGgtgagaaaccattcacatgtgaggtgtgtgacaaatcattctcacaaTCATCGTCCCTCCGTGCACACcgacgcattcacactggggagaaaccattcacttgcgaggtgtgtgacaaatcattctcaagGTTATCTCACTTTCGtgtacaccaacgcattcacactgggcataaaccattcaagtgtgaggtgtgtgacaaagcCTTCACAAACTCATCGAACCTCCTGGTCCATCAGAGGATCCACAGAGGAGAGTAA